A genomic segment from Ignavibacteriales bacterium encodes:
- a CDS encoding T9SS type A sorting domain-containing protein — MVSTVDVFKNCKLAWGDDRLDGAGIYAQDINPDGQLGNSVTPVELVSFSANVVSNTVSLNWITATELNNTGFDIERSVISNEVRNLNWHSIGFVSGNGTTSESNTYSFSDEKISSEKYSYRLKQIDFDGTFSYSNTIEVDLSLLQTFKLEQNYPNPFNPSTKIRYSIPSVSSAKVGSLNVTLKVYDVLGNEVATLVNENQSAGNYEINFDAKILSSGIYFYKLQAGNFSQSIKMILLK, encoded by the coding sequence ATGGTTTCAACCGTTGATGTTTTTAAAAACTGTAAACTTGCATGGGGTGATGACAGGTTAGATGGAGCAGGAATTTACGCACAGGATATAAACCCCGATGGGCAGCTTGGTAATTCTGTAACACCGGTTGAATTGGTTTCTTTCTCGGCAAATGTTGTCAGCAACACAGTTAGTTTAAATTGGATCACTGCAACGGAACTTAACAACACTGGATTTGATATTGAGCGCTCTGTCATTTCGAACGAAGTGAGAAATCTTAACTGGCACTCAATTGGTTTTGTTAGTGGAAACGGTACAACTTCCGAATCTAATACATATTCTTTTTCCGATGAAAAGATTTCAAGCGAAAAATATTCTTACCGCTTAAAGCAAATTGATTTTGATGGAACCTTTTCATACTCTAACACAATAGAAGTTGATTTAAGTCTGCTGCAGACATTTAAACTTGAGCAGAATTACCCAAATCCGTTTAATCCTTCAACAAAAATTAGATATTCAATCCCTTCTGTCAGTTCGGCTAAAGTTGGAAGTCTTAACGTTACTTTAAAAGTTTATGATGTTCTTGGCAATGAAGTCGCCACGCTGGTTAATGAAAATCAGTCCGCTGGTAATTATGAAATTAATTTTGATGCAAAAATTTTATCAAGCGGAATTTATTTCTATAAATTACAGGCTGGTAATTTTAGTCAATCAATCAAAATGATTTTATTA
- a CDS encoding response regulator, protein MWLGTSSGISFFDLQKNTFTNYSSADGVIGNDFNFISALRLKSNLILMGSTAGLNYFSPNKIVQSTYQPPIVFTDFQIFNKSVNVNTNSSFSKNIFYTDGITLSHTDNVFSLEFSALDYNSTNSIKYAYQMEGFDKDWIQSGTRRFVTYTNLNPGKYVFKVKSTNSDGVWNDNTASIRVIISPPWWQTGWAVVLYFAVFVVGIWGIIKFQANRVKLQHELKYRELESYHFREIEKMKSRFFANLSHEFRTPLMLIKGPLEELISGRIKENKSQYYNLLLRNTEKLQQLIDQLLELSQLEAESIPLKTETQNLVKLIKTFTDSFTALAERNNIKFSFNSAVDFVSVLIDKDKFEKIINNLLSNAFKFTPIGGIITVDLSIEKKSDLDIAKVSVTDTGIGIPKEQLSKIFDRFYQGEDSSKRVAGGSGIGLALVKELVLLHKWEITVNSSEGEGTEFVITVPILKDYELEKLSEEKNNFNGDAIVALNIDDNENSFEPASAKYQNEKPLILFVEDTPDVRNYVNDILNTDYNVLLAEDAEAGLDIVQHSLPDLIISDVMMPGMDGFQFCKK, encoded by the coding sequence TTGTGGTTAGGCACAAGTTCCGGGATATCATTTTTTGATTTACAAAAAAACACGTTTACAAATTATTCCTCTGCAGATGGCGTGATTGGAAATGATTTTAATTTTATTTCTGCATTACGACTAAAAAGCAATTTAATTTTAATGGGCAGTACCGCGGGGCTTAATTATTTTAGCCCGAATAAAATAGTACAATCAACCTATCAACCACCGATTGTGTTTACGGACTTTCAAATTTTTAATAAATCTGTTAATGTTAATACAAACTCTTCGTTTTCAAAAAATATTTTTTACACTGATGGAATTACTCTCTCACACACGGATAATGTTTTTTCATTGGAATTTTCTGCCCTTGATTATAATAGCACTAATTCAATTAAATATGCTTATCAAATGGAGGGATTTGATAAAGATTGGATACAAAGCGGCACACGTAGGTTTGTAACTTATACAAATCTTAATCCGGGCAAATATGTATTTAAAGTAAAATCAACAAACAGCGATGGTGTCTGGAATGATAACACTGCATCAATCCGTGTGATAATTTCACCCCCATGGTGGCAAACAGGGTGGGCAGTCGTTTTATACTTTGCTGTTTTTGTTGTCGGTATTTGGGGAATAATAAAATTTCAGGCAAATCGAGTAAAACTTCAGCACGAATTAAAATACCGCGAACTTGAGTCATATCATTTTCGTGAAATAGAAAAAATGAAATCTCGATTTTTTGCAAATCTCTCTCATGAGTTTCGCACACCATTAATGCTTATCAAAGGTCCGCTTGAAGAATTAATTAGCGGAAGAATTAAAGAGAACAAATCACAATACTATAATCTGCTGTTACGCAACACAGAAAAACTACAGCAGCTTATTGATCAGTTGCTTGAGCTATCCCAACTGGAAGCAGAATCAATTCCATTAAAAACTGAAACGCAGAATTTAGTTAAGCTGATAAAAACCTTTACTGATTCGTTTACCGCTTTGGCGGAGCGTAATAATATTAAATTTAGTTTTAACTCAGCAGTAGATTTTGTATCTGTGCTGATAGACAAAGACAAGTTTGAAAAAATTATTAACAACCTGCTGAGTAATGCGTTTAAGTTTACACCCATTGGCGGAATAATTACTGTTGATTTGTCAATAGAAAAGAAAAGTGATTTGGATATTGCAAAAGTTTCTGTTACCGATACAGGCATTGGAATACCAAAGGAACAACTATCAAAAATATTTGATAGATTCTATCAGGGTGAAGATTCATCAAAACGAGTTGCAGGCGGATCTGGAATAGGTTTGGCGCTTGTAAAAGAATTAGTGCTGCTGCATAAATGGGAAATTACCGTAAATAGTTCTGAAGGTGAAGGAACGGAGTTTGTTATTACTGTTCCAATATTAAAAGATTACGAGTTAGAAAAACTATCCGAAGAGAAAAATAATTTTAATGGTGATGCCATTGTTGCTTTAAATATCGATGATAATGAAAATAGTTTTGAACCGGCTAGTGCAAAATATCAAAACGAAAAACCATTAATTCTTTTTGTAGAAGATACACCCGATGTGCGTAATTATGTTAACGATATTCTAAATACAGATTACAATGTTTTACTTGCAGAAGACGCCGAAGCGGGACTCGATATTGTTCAACACAGTCTGCCGGATTTAATTATCAGCGATGTTATGATGCCCGGAATGGATGGTTTTCAGTTTTGTAAAAAATAA
- a CDS encoding helix-turn-helix domain-containing protein — translation MILLTAKATQQSKIEGLETGADVYLTKPFNFTELSICIKNLITQRKHLREKFGKEILITPESLSTNSMDKELVKKIIDTIEKNLPNESFTSDNLAHELFVSRSQLNRKLQAITNLGPGEFIRTYKLKRAAQMIVENKLSITQIAYEVGFGSPAQFTRAFQKHFSCLPSEFRQSN, via the coding sequence GTGATATTGTTAACTGCCAAAGCTACACAGCAAAGCAAAATTGAAGGATTAGAAACAGGTGCTGATGTATATCTAACAAAACCATTTAACTTTACTGAATTATCGATTTGTATTAAAAATCTCATCACCCAACGAAAACATCTTCGTGAAAAATTTGGTAAAGAAATTCTGATTACGCCGGAATCATTATCTACAAATTCTATGGATAAAGAACTTGTCAAAAAAATAATTGATACCATAGAAAAAAATCTTCCGAACGAAAGCTTTACAAGCGATAACCTTGCACACGAACTTTTTGTTAGCCGCAGCCAGCTGAATAGAAAATTACAGGCAATTACAAATCTAGGACCAGGGGAATTTATAAGAACCTACAAGTTAAAACGTGCCGCCCAAATGATTGTTGAAAACAAATTAAGCATCACACAAATTGCTTATGAAGTTGGTTTTGGAAGTCCCGCACAATTTACTCGAGCATTTCAAAAACATTTTAGTTGCTTACCATCCGAGTTTAGGCAAAGCAATTAA
- a CDS encoding tail fiber domain-containing protein: MRLKKNIQPINNMLNVIMELQPKTYQMKADNSPNNISYGLIAQDVEKVLPELITVYNGDDGDGIKDLQMLSYTELIPILIKAMQEQQAIIENLTKRVQTLENK; the protein is encoded by the coding sequence ATGCGTCTTAAAAAGAATATCCAACCGATTAATAATATGTTGAATGTTATAATGGAATTGCAACCCAAGACATATCAAATGAAAGCGGATAATAGTCCAAATAATATATCATATGGTCTGATCGCACAAGATGTAGAAAAGGTTCTCCCGGAATTAATAACAGTTTATAATGGTGATGATGGCGATGGTATCAAAGATCTGCAAATGCTTTCATACACAGAACTAATTCCAATCCTAATTAAGGCAATGCAAGAACAACAAGCTATAATTGAGAACTTGACAAAACGCGTACAGACACTTGAAAATAAATAA
- a CDS encoding T9SS type A sorting domain-containing protein has product MKNKIIVVALMSMFFISTTFSQYQISNSVISAGGNKTSNANYILNSTIGEPFIGKSVSAVNQHQIGFWYVYQQQTITAVEDDETIPTEFKLEQNYPNPFNPTTKIKFAVPERSNVLIKIYDILGSEVATLINKEMDAGRYDVNFNANGYSSGIYLFRMEAGSYVSTKKMTLLK; this is encoded by the coding sequence ATGAAAAATAAAATAATAGTTGTTGCTTTAATGTCGATGTTTTTTATAAGCACTACATTTTCGCAATATCAAATAAGCAACAGTGTAATTAGTGCGGGTGGTAATAAAACATCTAATGCCAATTACATTTTAAACAGCACTATAGGTGAACCATTTATTGGTAAGTCGGTTAGCGCAGTAAATCAGCACCAAATAGGTTTTTGGTACGTTTATCAACAGCAAACAATTACAGCCGTTGAAGATGATGAAACGATTCCAACTGAATTTAAACTTGAGCAGAATTATCCAAATCCATTTAATCCAACAACAAAAATAAAATTTGCTGTTCCGGAAAGAAGCAATGTGCTTATCAAGATATATGATATTCTTGGCAGCGAAGTTGCAACTCTAATTAACAAGGAAATGGATGCAGGGCGATATGATGTTAATTTTAATGCAAACGGATATTCTTCTGGAATTTACTTATTTAGAATGGAAGCAGGTAGTTATGTGAGCACAAAAAAAATGACCTTGCTAAAATAA
- a CDS encoding T9SS type A sorting domain-containing protein: MIDYISQFWHSVNGWTNQQKWILSYSTDNQLLDWTTQFWYTTQWENYIRLRSVYDTNGNMVIYAWENWENSAWQNHIQLLFTYVPITNVEEENIKLDQFSLSQNYPNPFNPSTKISWQSPTSGWQTLKIYDVLGNEIVTLVNEYKSTGSYEIEFDASGLTSGVYFYKLQVESFIETKKMILLR, encoded by the coding sequence ATGATAGATTATATATCTCAGTTTTGGCATAGTGTTAATGGATGGACAAATCAGCAGAAATGGATTTTATCTTATAGTACAGACAATCAATTATTAGACTGGACAACTCAGTTCTGGTACACAACACAGTGGGAGAATTATATTAGATTAAGATCTGTGTACGACACTAATGGAAATATGGTGATTTACGCCTGGGAAAATTGGGAAAATTCTGCTTGGCAGAATCACATTCAGCTTTTATTCACATATGTACCAATAACAAATGTGGAAGAGGAGAATATTAAATTGGATCAATTTTCACTTTCACAGAATTATCCCAATCCATTTAACCCAAGCACAAAAATAAGTTGGCAGTCGCCAACAAGCGGTTGGCAAACTTTAAAAATTTACGATGTCCTTGGTAACGAAATAGTAACACTTGTTAATGAATACAAATCTACTGGGAGTTATGAAATTGAGTTTGATGCTTCCGGATTAACTAGCGGAGTTTATTTTTATAAACTGCAAGTGGAGAGTTTTATTGAAACTAAAAAAATGATTTTACTTAGATAA
- a CDS encoding T9SS type A sorting domain-containing protein: protein MELTAYSGLTKNWTTQQTAQQINGYQVGDEIAIGYSVGATNYWGYSAFDDAYYELVPEGTFVNPSSMAGGKTAIVIRSNKIYAFTPGDVTEVNENPTVIVNTFELYQNYPNPFNPSTKISWQSPASGWQTLKVFDVLGRDVATLVDEYKTAGNYEIEFNAIELSTGIYFYQLKAGSFAQTRKMILLK from the coding sequence ATGGAGCTAACAGCCTATAGCGGGTTAACAAAAAATTGGACGACGCAACAAACTGCTCAGCAGATAAACGGTTATCAGGTTGGAGATGAGATTGCTATTGGCTACAGTGTAGGAGCCACAAATTATTGGGGATACTCAGCATTCGATGATGCTTATTATGAATTGGTTCCTGAGGGTACTTTTGTAAATCCGTCTTCAATGGCAGGGGGAAAAACAGCAATTGTAATCAGGTCAAATAAAATTTATGCATTTACACCGGGTGATGTAACCGAGGTAAACGAAAACCCGACCGTAATAGTAAACACTTTTGAACTATATCAAAACTACCCAAATCCATTTAATCCAAGCACAAAAATAAGTTGGCAGTCGCCAGCAAGTGGTTGGCAAACTTTGAAAGTTTTTGATGTTTTAGGCCGAGATGTTGCTACGCTTGTTGATGAATATAAAACTGCAGGAAATTATGAGATTGAATTCAATGCTATTGAATTGTCAACTGGGATTTATTTCTATCAACTAAAAGCTGGAAGTTTTGCTCAAACAAGAAAGATGATATTATTAAAATGA
- a CDS encoding T9SS type A sorting domain-containing protein translates to MNSGYTAFAENSIGHIFCGTTNFGSGVWRSTDSGNTWEQINSGLPIMDIRSVGVDSENYVYAGTGGKSMFKTTTSTVTDVEEIKFEPVSFSLSQNYPNPFNPSTKISWQSPIGSWQTLKVYDVLGNEVVTLVNEYKPAGSYEVEFSAVELSTGIYFYQLKAGSFAHTRKMILLK, encoded by the coding sequence ATGAACTCTGGATATACTGCCTTTGCTGAAAACTCGATTGGACATATTTTCTGTGGAACAACTAACTTTGGCAGTGGTGTGTGGCGCTCGACAGACAGTGGCAATACCTGGGAACAAATAAATTCAGGTTTGCCCATAATGGATATTAGATCTGTTGGCGTTGATTCTGAAAATTACGTGTATGCAGGTACAGGTGGTAAATCTATGTTCAAAACTACAACATCTACAGTTACAGATGTAGAAGAAATTAAATTTGAACCAGTTTCTTTTTCTTTATCTCAGAATTACCCAAACCCTTTTAACCCAAGTACAAAAATCAGTTGGCAGTCGCCAATAGGCAGTTGGCAAACTTTAAAAGTTTATGATGTTTTGGGTAATGAAGTTGTTACTTTAGTTAATGAGTATAAACCTGCGGGAAGTTATGAAGTTGAGTTCTCTGCCGTTGAATTGTCAACTGGGATTTATTTCTATCAACTAAAAGCTGGAAGTTTTGCTCATACAAGAAAGATGATATTATTAAAATAA
- a CDS encoding T9SS type A sorting domain-containing protein, which yields MRIKIYLPIIVLLITISNLFSQSTSKIYYSQYSLTQMNIYQANLDGSNEITIPLPIRPHAIAVDWKSVPQKLYVGLIDVIGDSKIIRCDIDGSNQEDVLTNLIGLNAIALDLLNRKIYWVQDTYNDDRIFRANMDSLNSSIQQIYSATVSSRDLWGITLDVVTSRVWFTERGGNCYSSYIKRINTDGSGLTIILNPVCNPHDIEYYNGKLFWGDMDGLEKANTDGSGIETIVSSAKIDGLSIDATNNKVYWVDYLADLVKCVGVDGSNETTISSSHISLSRIDTDFNPAITDIENPEPQLFLFNLAQNYPNPFNPNTKIKWQLPQTGLVTLKIYDMLGREIATLINEELDAGNHEIVFEAASFSSGVYFYQIKVGDFIQTKKMILIK from the coding sequence ATGAGAATTAAAATTTACTTACCAATTATTGTTTTACTTATTACAATAAGTAATCTTTTTTCTCAGTCCACATCAAAGATATACTACAGCCAGTATAGCTTAACACAAATGAACATTTACCAGGCTAATCTGGATGGATCTAATGAGATTACAATACCACTGCCCATTAGACCACATGCAATTGCTGTTGATTGGAAAAGTGTCCCTCAAAAGTTATACGTAGGGCTAATTGATGTGATAGGTGATAGCAAAATAATTCGTTGTGATATCGATGGAAGCAATCAGGAAGATGTTCTGACCAATCTGATTGGGCTTAATGCGATAGCACTTGACTTGTTAAATCGAAAAATTTATTGGGTGCAGGACACCTATAATGATGACAGAATTTTTAGAGCGAATATGGATAGCTTAAATTCTTCTATTCAACAAATCTATTCTGCTACAGTATCATCAAGAGATTTATGGGGAATTACATTAGATGTTGTTACCAGTCGAGTTTGGTTTACAGAAAGAGGCGGAAACTGTTATTCCAGTTACATTAAAAGAATAAATACGGATGGAAGTGGGTTAACAATAATTCTAAATCCCGTTTGCAATCCACACGATATTGAATATTATAATGGAAAACTTTTCTGGGGTGATATGGACGGATTAGAAAAAGCCAATACAGATGGAAGCGGGATAGAAACAATTGTCAGCTCCGCTAAGATAGATGGATTATCAATTGATGCAACAAACAACAAGGTCTATTGGGTGGATTATTTGGCTGATCTGGTAAAATGTGTTGGTGTTGATGGGTCTAATGAAACAACCATATCAAGTTCACACATCAGCCTATCCAGGATTGACACAGATTTCAATCCAGCAATAACAGATATAGAAAATCCCGAACCTCAATTATTTTTATTTAACTTAGCTCAAAATTACCCCAACCCATTTAATCCAAATACAAAAATTAAATGGCAATTGCCTCAAACAGGATTAGTAACACTAAAAATCTATGATATGTTGGGCAGAGAAATTGCCACACTTATTAATGAAGAATTAGATGCGGGTAACCACGAAATTGTTTTTGAAGCAGCAAGTTTTAGCAGTGGAGTTTATTTCTATCAAATTAAAGTAGGAGATTTTATTCAAACAAAGAAAATGATATTAATTAAATAA
- a CDS encoding T9SS type A sorting domain-containing protein — MKKLFVTLVISILFQLNITAQSGWSWVNPLPQGNHLSDIEVTANLSVAVGYGGTIMTNNGSGWEIRDGGFEDVLFSVCISGNNIWASGVDGAILHCSDGSGTSWESQTSGVDKQLRSVFFLDDQKGWAVGLERTILNTSDGGQNWGVQSSGGNTHLYSVFMISESVGYACGYDLSSSKGIILKTTTGGTYWPGQINPALNNRLRSIYFKDIDNGVAVGENGTVLYTTNAGLNWYLADSKTTSDLMDADYDNQGNGYAVGDDGVIIYTSDFGQNWNLQNSGTENILYGVSGNRIVGETGIILRSTNGGQAWEFESTGFTDNLLSLDFVTDNIGYATGVNGKIYRTTDGGLTWPLLPTSITVGLGKVQFINLDTGWVASSHYIYRTTNGGLSWEQQLYLPQPNEVIFDVEFVKGLPGEPVFGFACGGLAGFWKSTNGGETWSGGYACTNGNFLGCSFVDKNNGWLVGAPSTVNTITIMHTTDGGGTFVEQTNPIIEPYMRDVCFVTDQRGIAVGNNGKTLYTSDGGANWEERPNGSKVWQEVFLSETGKAWTVGFYGSIAHSDDWGYTWQMQKSGVYETLNGIDFINDNDGWIVGNNGTILHTTNGGVTFLEEEKIYELPTTYSLSNNFPNPFNPSTKIQYSIPQSNNVVIKIFNVLGKEVETLVNEEKPVGTYEITWNTENLPSGVYFYQLTAGKFIETKKMILMK, encoded by the coding sequence ATGAAAAAGTTATTTGTTACACTTGTCATTTCAATTTTATTTCAACTTAATATTACCGCACAATCCGGTTGGTCTTGGGTAAATCCGCTTCCACAGGGAAATCACTTGAGCGATATTGAAGTAACGGCAAATCTTAGTGTTGCAGTAGGTTATGGTGGTACAATAATGACTAACAACGGCAGCGGTTGGGAGATAAGGGATGGAGGATTTGAAGATGTTTTATTTTCAGTTTGTATATCTGGAAATAATATTTGGGCAAGTGGTGTTGATGGGGCCATTTTGCATTGCAGTGATGGAAGCGGAACATCCTGGGAGTCACAAACAAGCGGAGTGGATAAACAATTGCGTTCCGTTTTTTTCCTGGACGACCAAAAAGGTTGGGCAGTAGGTTTAGAACGTACAATACTCAATACTTCTGATGGTGGACAAAATTGGGGAGTTCAATCTTCTGGTGGAAACACTCATCTGTACTCTGTTTTTATGATTAGCGAATCTGTTGGATACGCCTGTGGTTACGACCTTTCAAGCTCTAAAGGAATAATTCTTAAAACTACAACCGGTGGGACATATTGGCCAGGTCAAATCAATCCAGCGCTAAATAATCGATTAAGATCAATTTACTTTAAAGATATTGATAATGGTGTAGCAGTTGGTGAAAATGGAACAGTCTTGTATACAACAAATGCAGGGCTTAATTGGTATTTAGCTGATAGTAAAACTACAAGTGATCTGATGGATGCAGATTATGATAATCAAGGTAATGGATATGCCGTTGGCGATGATGGCGTGATAATTTATACAAGTGACTTTGGACAGAATTGGAATCTTCAAAACTCGGGCACAGAAAATATTTTATATGGAGTTTCTGGTAATAGAATTGTGGGTGAAACTGGCATAATACTAAGATCAACTAATGGCGGTCAGGCCTGGGAATTTGAATCGACAGGATTCACGGATAATCTATTAAGTCTGGACTTTGTAACTGACAATATTGGATATGCTACAGGAGTAAATGGAAAAATTTATCGCACAACAGACGGAGGGTTAACCTGGCCATTATTACCAACTAGTATAACTGTAGGTTTAGGTAAAGTTCAGTTTATAAATCTAGATACTGGTTGGGTTGCTTCTTCTCATTATATTTATCGTACAACAAACGGGGGTTTGAGTTGGGAACAGCAACTCTATTTGCCTCAACCTAATGAAGTAATTTTTGATGTAGAGTTTGTTAAAGGCCTGCCCGGTGAACCAGTGTTTGGTTTTGCTTGCGGCGGATTGGCTGGTTTCTGGAAAAGTACAAATGGGGGTGAAACTTGGAGTGGAGGATATGCTTGTACTAATGGTAACTTCCTTGGATGTAGTTTTGTAGATAAAAATAACGGATGGCTTGTTGGGGCACCAAGCACTGTTAATACTATTACAATAATGCACACCACAGATGGCGGGGGCACATTTGTAGAGCAGACTAATCCTATAATAGAACCCTATATGCGTGATGTTTGTTTTGTCACAGATCAGAGGGGAATTGCGGTCGGAAATAATGGAAAAACTTTATATACGAGCGATGGTGGTGCAAACTGGGAAGAAAGACCCAATGGTAGTAAAGTTTGGCAGGAAGTTTTTCTTTCTGAAACCGGAAAAGCCTGGACCGTTGGATTTTATGGATCAATAGCCCATTCTGATGATTGGGGCTATACCTGGCAAATGCAAAAAAGTGGTGTATATGAAACTCTGAATGGGATTGATTTTATAAATGATAATGACGGATGGATTGTTGGTAATAACGGTACAATACTTCATACGACAAATGGCGGTGTAACGTTTCTTGAAGAAGAAAAGATTTATGAATTACCAACCACATATTCCTTGAGTAATAATTTTCCCAATCCTTTTAACCCAAGTACAAAAATTCAATACTCAATTCCACAATCAAATAATGTTGTAATTAAAATATTTAATGTACTTGGAAAGGAAGTGGAAACATTAGTTAATGAAGAAAAACCAGTTGGTACTTATGAGATAACGTGGAATACAGAAAATCTTCCAAGCGGAGTTTATTTCTATCAATTAACGGCAGGTAAATTTATTGAAACAAAAAAAATGATTTTAATGAAATAG